The Oncorhynchus clarkii lewisi isolate Uvic-CL-2024 chromosome 12, UVic_Ocla_1.0, whole genome shotgun sequence genome segment AAGAAAAAATGGCAAATCAGTAAATGTAAGGTATCACCCTCTGTGTTTGTATGGATGTAGATGAGCAGTATGTCCTATTTCTGAACTGAATATCAATTCGGGAAGAGATGCATAATTGGCGATAGACTTAAATTGTTGACACAATTGCCTTTTGAGTAACATTACCAGTATGCAGGACATTGTGTGGTGTCAGCAAGGGAATAGTCCAAAGGAGCAGTATTGATATGGGTTTAAGTTATTGAATGATATTAACTGGTATGTCCTCAGTTAAAATAGCTCCTATGGCAACTATCATTTAACTACCATGTTTCAGAAAATAAGCTTACAATTTAAAGGAGCTATTTTTGGTTGAAGGATAGTCATTGTCTGCCACTAGTAAGACTTATTTAGTACAAATGGAAATGTAGAATTCTAATGCATATGCTTATATAATAAAGAACTTGGGATGTGCAAAAGGTGTAGAAGATTTTGATTTCTTCAACCTGACAACTATCAAGATGAATGTCATTAGTAACAGAAGCTGTTATTTGATGTGCTCCCTCACTAATTGATTTTTACTTCACCACTTTCTCACTGTAATAAAAAGTTGAATATAAAAAATGGATTATTAAAAATAGCATAAGCGTCTGTAATAGACTGTTTGTTTAAAGTTCTCTCAGTAGGATATGAAGCAAACACCTTCGTATGGGTAGTCAATGTTTCTCTAATCAGGCTGCAACCATTTAATGCCATTCAAAGAAACATAACAGCCCACTGTATTTTCAATTGGGTTAACTTGCATTCATAACAGAAAATGCTTTAAGATCTATTAAAATAATTGATTTGGTTGTTAATCAACTCTTGTGAAAAATATAAAAGTATCTCTCAATATTATTCTAAAAACAGATGAATAACTTGGCTCTTCATGTTTTAGGAGAGAAATatattttacaaaaaaatactttAGGTCCAAAGAAACATTAGAACTTCCACTGAGAACAACCCCTGTAGACCCTACAAAAATGAATGAGTTATGTCTCTGGCTCTTCTTGTGAATCTGGCCCTTGGTCTTCTTGAGGCACGGGCTCTGGCAGTTCATTAGACACTGTCACCAGTGGGTCTTTGACAGTCAATGGCTGATCTACACTAAACTCTGCCTCATACATTATCTGTTGGATCTTAATTTTGGTCTCACATCTTTTTTGTGGAGCTAGCCTCTTCAAGGCAGGAACGAAGCTGAGAAGAAACATCTCATCCTCGTCACACTGTCGGTTAGGGATCATGGAATCTGATCTGTGATCTTTCTCTTTGGCCAGCAGCCTCCTGTTCTTTGTGGAGAGCTTGGCAGGAGTGCTTGAGGAACATGGTGAAGCAGGGGACTCTTGTCGTGTCTGAGGCCTCTTCCTGGTTGTGTATGTTGATAGCTGGGGAGCTGAGGATGGCTGGGGCGCTGGGGATATTTGGGCACCTGGTGGTAGCTTGGCCAGGAAAGCCAGCTGGGCCATCTGGGTGCCTTGTTGCGCTGGGGACAGCTGGGTCACAAAGGCTAGCTGCGACATGGTCCCAACCTGGGTTGTAGGGGTTTTCATGTTGTTTACCAGGGCTGTGTTGAGTGTTTTGACAGGTTTGAGCTCACTCTGTGTGATTTTATTGATTGTATCAGGGCTTTCCTGGTTGTCATGGTCTGCATTGCCGTTTCTAGGTTTAATGAATGGTTGAAGAAAGTTCAGAAGTTGTCTGTATTTCCATCGACTGGTGGTGcgctcccctgtctcctccttaCTCCTTTTCTCCTGTCGTACTTCCTTGAAGTATCGGTCTCTTAGATTCTTCCATTTCCTTTTGCACTCTTCAGCTAA includes the following:
- the LOC139422888 gene encoding uncharacterized protein, translated to MDEKLILSVFNFPELYNTTLPDYRNGETRSLAWRRISALTALPAEECKRKWKNLRDRYFKEVRQEKRSKEETGERTTSRWKYRQLLNFLQPFIKPRNGNADHDNQESPDTINKITQSELKPVKTLNTALVNNMKTPTTQVGTMSQLAFVTQLSPAQQGTQMAQLAFLAKLPPGAQISPAPQPSSAPQLSTYTTRKRPQTRQESPASPCSSSTPAKLSTKNRRLLAKEKDHRSDSMIPNRQCDEDEMFLLSFVPALKRLAPQKRCETKIKIQQIMYEAEFSVDQPLTVKDPLVTVSNELPEPVPQEDQGPDSQEEPET